One window of Quercus robur chromosome 5, dhQueRobu3.1, whole genome shotgun sequence genomic DNA carries:
- the LOC126725706 gene encoding palmitoyl-monogalactosyldiacylglycerol delta-7 desaturase, chloroplastic-like: MALIASPPSNPKQHQFSPLHRATRLPGQAELVLSRAMSNTSMVLNSGHYISMSNKLLLNTKFSTHLRKNANRTDPHITSAALVEAAEPKPKPEAAKFRRILLSDVVVNHQRRVFFGRKWNAHDLVKASVVLAMHYLCLFAPFQFNWSALLVAVALYVVTGLFGITLSFHRNLSHRSFKVPKWLEYFFAYCGVQALQGSPIDWVSTHRYHHQFVDSERDPHSPTAGFWFSHMSWIFDTTSLNERCGGPNNVGDLQKQPFYRFLEKTYIIHPIALGALLYGLGGFPFLVWGMGVRVVWVYHITWLVNSACHVWGKQPWKTGDLSRNNWLVALLSFGEGWHNNHHAFEYSARHGLEWWELDLTWYVVKFLQAIGFATDVKVPTEVQKQRMAI, from the exons ATGGCTTTGATCGCATCTCCACCATCCAATCCCAAACAACACCAATTTTCTCCTCTCCACCGTGCAACCCGGCTACCAGGACAAGCCGAATTAGTCCTTTCCCGTGCCATGTCCAACACTTCAATGGTCCTAAATTCTGGTCACTATATTTCAATGTCTAACAAGCTTTTACTAAACACAAAATTCTCCACCCATCTACGTAAAAATGCCAATAGAACAGACCCGCATATAACTAGTGCAGCACTAGTAGAAGCAGCAGAGCCAAAACCAAAGCCAGAGGCAGCGAAGTTTAGGAGAATTTTGTTATCGGACGTGGTCGTGAATCATCAAAGGAGAGTCTTTTTTGGGAGGAAATGGAATGCTCATGACTTGGTCAAAGCTTCCGTTGTTTTGGCAATGCATTACCTTTGTCTTTTCGCACCATTTCAATTCAATTGGAGTGCACTTTTGGTGGCTGTGGCACTGTACGTTGTAACAGGTCTTTTTGGTATTACCTTATCATTTCATAGGAATCTCTCACACAGGAGTTTCAAGGTTCCTAAATGGCTTGAGTATTTCTTTGCCTATTGTGGTGTTCAGGCACTTCAG GGCAGCCCAATTGACTGGGTGAGCACACATAGGTACCACCACCAGTTTGTTGATTCTGAGAGAGACCCACATAGTCCCACTGCTGGATTTTGGTTTAGTCACATGAGTTGGATCTTTGATACCACTTCTTTGAATGAAAGG TGTGGAGGACCAAACAATGTTGGAGATTTACAGAAGCAGCCATTCTACAGGTTTCTTGAAAAGACTTATATTATCCATCCAATTGCACTTGGTGCTCTTCTATATGGCTTGGGAGGATTCCCCTTCCTAGTGTGGGGAATG GGCGTGAGGGTTGTATGGGTTTACCATATCACTTGGCTGGTAAATTCAGCTTGCCATGTCTGGGGAAAGCAACCATGGAAAACTGGTGATTTGTCTAGGAACAACTG GTTGGTGGCATTACTTTCATTTGGAGAGGGGTGGCATAATAACCACCATGCTTTTGAGTATTCAGCTAGACATGGCCTAGAATGGTGGGAGCTCGACTTGACT